DNA sequence from the Desulfuromonas thiophila genome:
GCGATCTTGTCGGCGACGCCGCGTTTGTGAATCTCCTCGGCCATCAGCAGCGCCATGGAGGCGGTGGAGCAGAACACCGTCGACTGGAAATCGAGCAGGAACTGGATCTGCAGGTCGATGTTGCCCGGACCGACGGGCACCGCCAGGGCGCCCAGCTTTTCACAGCCGAGCTGAAAGCCGACACCGGCGGTCCAGACACCATAACCGACGGCGATCTGCACTCGGTCGAGGGGGGTGACGCCGGCCATCTGGTAGCAGCGGGCGAAAAAGTGGCTCCAGTCGTCGATATCCTTCTGGGTGTAGGCCAGCACCTTGCGTTTGCCGGTGGTGCCGGAACTGGCGTGGATGCGGACAATCTGTTCGAAGGGCACGGCTCGCAGCGGGAAGGGATAGCCGTCGCGCAGATCCTCGGCGGTGGTGAACGGCAGGCGTGGCAGATCGGCCAGGCTGTGGATGTCGTCCGGCCGGATACCGGCTTGCTCCAGCCGGGCGCGATAGAAGGGGCTGCCTTCCCAGACGTGGCGCAAGGTCCATTGCAGGCCGGCCAGCTGATGGCTGGCCAGTTCAGCCGCGTCCTTAAAGGTCGGCATAAAGTTCTGTGTGTGCATGGCAGGTTTCTCCAGGCGGATGTTGGTCAGGCCGGCGGCGCCGAGACGGCTGGCGGCCGGGTCGGCATCGCTGGCAGCGCCTAAAAAGGCGGCGCGCAGGGCCGGGTCATTGAGCAGGTGGCGGCTTTCGCCCTCCTGCACCACCCGGCCACCGGCCAGCAAATAGGCGCGATCGGAGGCCGACAGGGCGCGGGCGGCGTTCTGTTCCACCAGCAGGATGCTGGTGCCGGCGCGGGAGAGCTGGTGGATGATGGCGAAGATCTCGTCGGTGATGCGCGGTGCCAGCCCCAGACTGGGCTCGTCGAGCAGCAGCAGGCGCGGTCGCGCCATCAGTGCCCGGCCCATGGCCAGCATCTGCTGTTCGCCACCGGAGAGGGTACCGGCCCGTTGCTCACGTCGTTCCGCCAGGCGCGGAAAGCGGTCGAATACCTGCTGCAGCTGGCGCTGCAGTTCCGTCCGGCTGAGCTTGAGGGGCAACGCGCCAAGCCGCAGGTTTTCCAGCACCGTCAGGCGAGCAAAGACCTCGCGGCCTTCCGGCGACAGGACCAGGCCGCGCCACACCCGCCGTGCCGGCGACAGCCGGCCGATGTCCTCGCCATCGAGCAGAATGCGGCCGCCGCTGGGGTGCAGCAGGCCGAGCAGGCATTTGAGCAGGGTACTCTTGCCGGCGCCGTTGGCGCCGACCAGGGCGACGGTTTCGCCGGCGGTCAGCTCCAGATCAAGGCCGAACAGGGCTTGGGCGGCGCCATAGTGGGCAGTGAGCTGTTCGATACGCAACATCAGGCGGTGGCCTCCAGATTGCCGAGATAGGCTTCCAGCACCAGGGGATTGCGGCGGATGGCCGCCGGCGGTCCGCAGGCGATGCAGCGGCCGCTGTCGAGGACCACCACCTGATCGGCCAGATCCATCACCAGCGCCATGTCATGCTCCACCAGCACCAGGGTCTGACCGGCGCGGCGCAGCTGGCGCAGCTGGTTGGCCACGGCGGCGCTTTCAACGGCGTTCAGACCCGCCACCGGCTCGTCAAGCAGTAGCAGACGCGGGTTGCTGACCGTGGCGCGGGCCAGCTCCAGCCGTTTTTTATCGCCATACGCCAGCACGCCGGCGGGCCAGTCGGCCTTGTCGGTCAGGCCAAAGCGGTCGAGGGCCGCCAGGGCGCGCAGGCGCAGCTGGCGTTCACGGTGGCGCAGATAGGGGGGGCGCAGCAGGGCCATCAGCAGCGAACGGCCGGCGTCACAGGTCAGGCCGGTCAGCACGTTGTCCACCAGCGACAGTTGCGGAAACAGCCGCAGGTTCTGGAAGGTGCGCTGAATGCCAAGGCGCGGTCGCAGCTGGGGCGGCTGGCCGGCCAGATCGCGGCCGGCAAAACGGATGGCGCCGCTGTCGGGCCGCAGCTGGCCGCTGATGGCATTGATCAGGGTGCTCTTGCCGGCGCCGTTGGGACCGATGATGGCGGTTAGCTGACCCGCCGGTACCGCAAAGGACACCTGCGCCAGGGCCGGCAGGCCATCGAACTGCTTGCTGACCTGCTCAAGATGCAGCATGGCCGGATACCTGCTGGCGTTGTTTCAGGGCGGTCCGCCGGCGCAGGGTTTCACTCAGGCCGCGCACCAGGCCCTGGGGCAGAAACAGCAGGATCAGCACCAGCAGCCCGCCGTGAACGAAATCCTTCCAGGTTTCGAACAGGTCGATCCATTCCGGCAGCAGGCTGATGAAGGCCGCGCCCAGCAGACTGCCCCACAGCGAACCCATGCCGCCGATGACCACCATGATGACCAGATCGGTGGAGGCAAAGATATCGAAGGAATCGGGACTGATGAACCCGTAGCTGTGGGCGAACAGGCTGCCGCCGACGGCGGCGTAGACCGCTGACAGCACGAACACCCGAATCTTGGCCGGGCCGACCGCGACACCCAGGGCGGCGGCCGCCACCGGGTCACCGGCCAGCGCTGCCAGGCCACGACCCACGCCGCTGCGCACCAGATTCAGGCTCAGCAGCAGTGCCAGCAGGCAGAAGGACCACAGCAGATAATGCAGCCGGGCCTCGCTGTCGAAGACGAAGCTGCCCAGCTGCAGGGGAGCGATGCCGTAGAAACCGCTCGGTCCGCCGGTAAGACTGTCCCATTCCAGCAGCACGCTGTGCAGCACCAGATTGAATCCCAGGGTCGCCATGGCCAGGTAATGGCCCTCCAGGCGCAGCACCACCAGCCCCAGCAGCAGCGCCACCAGCGCCACCAGCGCGGCCACCAGCAGCAGCGCCGGCCAGGCCGGCAGGCCATAGCGTACCGTGGCGATGGCGGAACCGTAGGCGCCCAGACCGAAGAAGGCGGCGTGACCGAGGGAGATCTGACCGGCGAAGCCGACAAACAGATTCAGGCCCAGCACCACCAGGGCAAGCAGCGCCACCTGGTTGGTCAGCCCCAGATGGTAGGGATTGGTCAGCAGCAGCGGCGTCAGCAGGAGCAGACCGGCAAACAGACTGACAGCCAGCCCGCAACGGTGCAGGCGTATAAAATAGAGCAGACGGGCGCGGCCGGACATGGGCCTAGCCCGCCAGACCGGCGTCGAGGGCCTGCAGATTGACCGCCAGCAGGCGGGCCGGCACCAGCTGCTCGATGGCGGCACGGCAGGCGGAGGCATCGCAGAACAGCGCCTGCTGGCGCAGGGCGCAGCCAAGCAGCACCAGATTGGCCAGGACCGCCGGACCGATCTGGCGTGCCAGGGCGCTGGCATCGCAGCTGCAGCCTGCCGGGGCGCTGGCACTGTTGATGAACAGGGCGCCGTCGGCCTTGAGCAGCGGCCGGTGCACGGCCAGATTGTCGGCCCACAGCAGCAGGGCGACATCGGCCTGACCGGCGCGGATCAGTGGGCTGGCGAAGCCGCCGACCTTGATGGTCGACAGCACGCTGCCACCGCGCTGGGCCATGCCGTGGGTTTCCGAGGTCAGTACCGGCAGGCCGGCGCTGAGAGCGGCCTGAGCGATAACGCGGGTCAACAGCAGCACGCCCTGGCCGCCGATGCCGCTGACGATGATCTGCTGCTTCATGGCTGTTCTCCTGCGTTGGCGGCCTGGATGGCGTTGACCGGGCAGACGGCGATGCAGGCATTGCAGCCGATACAGCGGTCATGATCGACCAGTGCCTGCTTGCCGCTGGCATCCATGGACAGGGCCGGACATTCGAAGGCATCGACACATTTGCGACAG
Encoded proteins:
- a CDS encoding 2-oxoacid:acceptor oxidoreductase family protein, which gives rise to MKQQIIVSGIGGQGVLLLTRVIAQAALSAGLPVLTSETHGMAQRGGSVLSTIKVGGFASPLIRAGQADVALLLWADNLAVHRPLLKADGALFINSASAPAGCSCDASALARQIGPAVLANLVLLGCALRQQALFCDASACRAAIEQLVPARLLAVNLQALDAGLAG
- a CDS encoding branched-chain amino acid ABC transporter permease translates to MSGRARLLYFIRLHRCGLAVSLFAGLLLLTPLLLTNPYHLGLTNQVALLALVVLGLNLFVGFAGQISLGHAAFFGLGAYGSAIATVRYGLPAWPALLLVAALVALVALLLGLVVLRLEGHYLAMATLGFNLVLHSVLLEWDSLTGGPSGFYGIAPLQLGSFVFDSEARLHYLLWSFCLLALLLSLNLVRSGVGRGLAALAGDPVAAAALGVAVGPAKIRVFVLSAVYAAVGGSLFAHSYGFISPDSFDIFASTDLVIMVVIGGMGSLWGSLLGAAFISLLPEWIDLFETWKDFVHGGLLVLILLFLPQGLVRGLSETLRRRTALKQRQQVSGHAAS
- a CDS encoding ATP-binding cassette domain-containing protein translates to MLRIEQLTAHYGAAQALFGLDLELTAGETVALVGANGAGKSTLLKCLLGLLHPSGGRILLDGEDIGRLSPARRVWRGLVLSPEGREVFARLTVLENLRLGALPLKLSRTELQRQLQQVFDRFPRLAERREQRAGTLSGGEQQMLAMGRALMARPRLLLLDEPSLGLAPRITDEIFAIIHQLSRAGTSILLVEQNAARALSASDRAYLLAGGRVVQEGESRHLLNDPALRAAFLGAASDADPAASRLGAAGLTNIRLEKPAMHTQNFMPTFKDAAELASHQLAGLQWTLRHVWEGSPFYRARLEQAGIRPDDIHSLADLPRLPFTTAEDLRDGYPFPLRAVPFEQIVRIHASSGTTGKRKVLAYTQKDIDDWSHFFARCYQMAGVTPLDRVQIAVGYGVWTAGVGFQLGCEKLGALAVPVGPGNIDLQIQFLLDFQSTVFCSTASMALLMAEEIHKRGVADKIAVRKIIYGSERSSRSMRQKISELFGGAELFDITGLTELYGPGTGIECQAHDCIHYWGDYYLLEIVDPVSLQPLPDGEWGEMVVTSLCKEAAPLIRYRTRDITRILPGLCPCGNPLPRHSRIKGRSDDTIKFRGVNIYPSSIDGILSQVPGLGSEYQIHLTRDSAGRDHMLLRVERAQGVGSQRDAELCHECGHQIKKQLLVSADLELVAYASLPRSERKSQRVFDNRIQDEIV
- a CDS encoding ABC transporter ATP-binding protein, with amino-acid sequence MLHLEQVSKQFDGLPALAQVSFAVPAGQLTAIIGPNGAGKSTLINAISGQLRPDSGAIRFAGRDLAGQPPQLRPRLGIQRTFQNLRLFPQLSLVDNVLTGLTCDAGRSLLMALLRPPYLRHRERQLRLRALAALDRFGLTDKADWPAGVLAYGDKKRLELARATVSNPRLLLLDEPVAGLNAVESAAVANQLRQLRRAGQTLVLVEHDMALVMDLADQVVVLDSGRCIACGPPAAIRRNPLVLEAYLGNLEATA